From the genome of Solanum dulcamara chromosome 12, daSolDulc1.2, whole genome shotgun sequence:
ACAACCTGCTGTGAAGTCCCATCCTATTGCAGACCCATGGATGTCTGAGTTGAAGGCTTGTGTAGGTAAACTCGTTGAACTCACAAACGAACGAGTGTCAAAGCTTAGCACGGATATCAAGACTTGTGTGGCTATTAGCACTCCCGATCTCTCTATAGGTTTTGCTGTGAAGTGCTTGAATGAGATGGAGGATATTCCACAATCAAGTGCTATGTATTTAGATGCTTTGGACATCGTAAGGGATCCAGAAGAAAGAGAGTGTTTCGTTTGTTTAAACCCAGAGCCGCGTAGGAGATGGCTGCAAAGGATGTTGCATCGTCGTTTTCCCTTACGCTACAGCACCGATGTTTGACCAACTGTAAGTAATCAACCAGCAATTGGTAAATGACAATCAGCTCCACGTGAAACACAATCAGCTCGTGGCGGATCACAACACTTACTAAAGAACAAGGGAGATATCTTTTGACAACCGCGCGAGGTCTTTTCATGAACAGTTAGTTTTACTTGACCATGCTTGTTATCAAGCTCTGATTATTGACATATATATTGCCATGACCTTTTGTTGTACTGTACAATTTCTGTTGTTTCAAATGAGGATTCCATTCTCGAAAAAAGGTTGGGAAGCTTAATAATTGTGTtatcgaaaaataaaaaataaagatattttctttTACTGTTTCTGAAAATGTGTGTTTTCACCATGTAGTTGCTATGTTTCTacattgttttctttttttgtactTGGATTTGCTGTACTCGAGCTGAGGATTTTTCAGAAACAGAACACGAGCGGAGGGTTTTTCAGAAACAGATTCTTCACCTCCATAAGATAGTGGTAAGGTGTAGTACACTCAACTCTCCCGATGAAAATCATATTCAAGTCTACTACTAGATCCTACTACTAATTCAACTTTCCTTTGCtcagtagtttgactacttatTCAAAAGATCATACAAGaaatgaaaagttgtactacAGACACGGGAAAATCTACTTCCAACAATTGGAATGTGTGGCCTAAAATAAGCTTTAGATAAATTGTCTTTGCGTGGCACCAGTATAGAAATTTTTTAACTTAAttgtttttaaatataaaaatacgaCATTCATTTTATGGACCGACTAAAGTGAAAAGTATGTTGCATAAATTGCGATAACAAAATAATTTTGACCACATTTTGGAAAATGAAATACTTAATTTATTCTTTTGTAAATTCTCACATTTTTTTAAACACTTGtatacaaatattatatattgaaaattatttaaatatactagaaATTGTAACAAATATCCCGTAAAATCTCGTGTAATTTTGTATCCTATCATATAAAAGTACACAAACTATTTTCGGTAGATTCTACGAATCGAACAAAAGGAAACAACGagtaataataaaattgatGTTTAAGatagtctaaatttttaaaattattatatgtatGACACGTGTCATTTTGATAAACCCAGGCTCAACTCTATATAAAACCCTTTCCCCTTCACTTTCTTCTTTAGGGTTTTTGGCAGAAATGGCGACTCGTTATCTAACTCGTTCTCTACTCAGTACTCTCTCTCGCTCATACActcctctttctctctctacaccTCTTCCATCTTCTTTCTCTCTCCTCCGCCTTCGTCCTCTGATCGCCGTAGCAGCCAATCTCCGAACCTTCTCTCCGGCGACGCCGACGGTGGCGACGTCGTTGCGAGGTTTCGCGACTCGCCAAACGTCGTCGTCGTTGAATGACCCGAACCCGAACTGGTCTAACCGTCCACCGAAGGAGACGATTCTGCTTGATGGATGTGATTTTGAGCACTGGCTTGTTGTGATGGAGAAGCCTGAAGGTGATCCTACAAGAGATGAGATTATCGATAGTTACATCAAAACCCTTGCTACGATTGTCGGAAGGTTCGAATTGAAATGCTCTAATTTTTGTTTTGCTGTTTACATCAATTAGTCGTGCATATCGCTCGAAGTTACTGCTTTCATTTCTTAATGCTTTATCTTAGCTGAGGGTTAGGGTAAGTGTGGGCACACTCTTAACCTTCCCAGACCCAGACCGCACTTGGTGGATTTGacttgggtatgttgttgttgtttagatTTATCTGCGTTCAAATTGCAGACACAAACTAGGTAGAGATTAAAACTAGGTAGAGATTAAGGCATAGTAGCTTATGCGGAGTGCTAATGTGTAATTGGTTAGAAATGGAGAGAAGGGAGAACGGGAGAATACATATGGATTTTTGTCGGTAGAAAAAGTAGAgaacttgtgggattacactgggaaTGTTGTTGTAGGGAACAAATTATTGAGTGTTCCTATCCCTTAATAGGAATAGGATGCACTTATTGACTGGTGAAAGGAAAGAGCTGGGTCAGCCATTGACAAAGGAATACTGGACTCTACCCGTGTGAGGCCTTGTAGCCTGGAAGAACCATAGAATTGGAGTGTTATATTATAACATTGGTGGAAAGGTCAAGAGGGCACCTAAAAATAGTATTGACAGCCAGATTAGGGAAGTGTTTTCCGAGTTTGAGCAAATGCGATGCGACATCCAGGAAAAAGAGGGGCTGGGGGAAACATGTCCAAATGGAGAGGAATGGATATTGATGATTCATATAGCTATTCAcaactagcttgggattgatgcttacttgtttttgttgttgtttactCTGAATAGTCTAAGCAATCTGCCTATAGTGATCTACTTTTTTAGAAGACAAATCATTGAGTGTTCCTATGGAACATGTCCAAATGGAGCGAAATGGATattgaggattcatatagtcCCAATTAACTTGGGATTGAGGCTTACTTGTTTTTGTTGCTGTTTACTCTGAATAGTCTAAGCAATCTGTCTGTGATGATCTACCTTTTTGTTTCTTCTTATTATCATTTAATCATCAACCAATCTCTAGCTAGTTTGTGTCGGCAGTATGAATCCTTTAGATAGTTAATAATCTCACATTTGAATATGAACAATTTTCTTTATTGTTatcattataaatataaatatagctTTTTTTTTCGAATCTTCCACCTAATCTCCACAGCTTTGGGCGACCCCTTCCCCTTGAATATTGATATACCCTAGAACTATACATTTTTGTTACCATGAGATATATTGGCAGCTCCCAATCTTTTTATTGGGATGCATGTGCTCTATGCAGGCAGCTAACTTATTGCAATGATTGTTTGGTCAGAAATGGAAGTAATCGAAGGAAAAGGACTTGAATTTGTATGTAAGTAGATAATGTTGAGAATTTGAGAATCTTTTAATAAGTTTTAGAAGGCAAACTATTGAGTGTTCATATTAAACAGATTCAAATTGAGCAGAATGGATattgaggattcatatagctaATCCCAACTGTCTTGGGATTCAGGCTTAGTTGTTTTTGCTCTAAAATAGTTTAAGCAATCTGTCTGTAAAATAAAAGTGGGTCACTTGCTGATGGGATACTACCAGATTGTATGAGTTCTTGGGCATGTGAAATACTTGCAAAAAAAGTATAGTTAATTACTGTGGAGGATTAATGTGATTAATATTGCAGTGAGGAAGAAGCAAGAATGAAGATCTACTCTGTCTCGACAAGACATTACTATGCATTTGGAGCTCTTGTATCGGAAGAACTTTCTTACAAGCTAAAAGGTGATGCATTTTTAGCGTCCcctttctttaatattttttggttatgtcttgaTCTTATCCAAGTATTTCTTAATGGTAAAGAGACAAAACTGAGCATTTGTTCCTTCATCCATGTGCAGAATTGCCGAAGGTTAGATGGGTGCTTCCTGATTCCTACCTGGACGTTAAAAATAAAGATTATGGAGGTAGGTGGTGACTAATATTTGTTGTCACACTATTCTTGTAAAATTATAATATGacatttttgtaattttaagaGAGTAATGTATGatcaataatcaaaatactagGCATTTGCTCCTGGCCAATAGGCTTTGAAGTGATTTCTTTCTTCAATTGTGTTTCTCTGCCTGAATTCACTTCCAATCTGCTGTGGATTTGCTTTCCTGTCCGTCCCTTGACATATGTAACTTCTTGGTAATCCTATTTTGTGTAACATAGGTTTAATTGGCATGGAGATATTAAAATGTCAATTTGCCTTGTATATGTCATTGTCTTAATAAAGAGTTGAAGTACTAGCTAAAGTAAATACTAAAACAGTAGCAAAAATTTGATCAGGAAAATTTAGTATTCTGTAGTtgttaaatgaagttgaatccttgaaacttgTGGAAGTTCATAGTTGTGTTTTTAGTTGAAGTATGTCAGAAGTGTCCCGAGATAAATATTGTTGCGTAAATTGAGACAAGGGAATTGTTGGAAAAATGCAGTTGAAATATGAAATGCTCGACTCTGAACAGTAAATTCATTTACAATGATTTAATACATGCATATGATAGTTTATTTTGCGGGGTAATGACATAAGAACAATTTGTGAGAAATTTGAGACCAGCTTGATATGCACTCATAGAAGGTTAGGCTCTTTTAAGTAGCATCACACTTGAATCACCAATCTTCTGCAGATTGTTGGCATTTGCATAATCATGTTCTTTTCTGGTACCAGTATTGTATGACTTTTGTCGTGCATGTTGCAGGGGAACCTTTTATCAATGGACAGGCTGTACCATATGACCCAAAATACCACGAGGAGTGGGTGAGAAACAATGCCCGAGCTAATGAGAGAAACAGACGGAATGACCGACCTCGTAACTTTGATAGGTCCCGAAATTttgagagaagaagagagatgCAGAACCCTGGATCCAACATGGGTGGTGGACCTCCCAATATGAGGAATGCGTCACCCCCCAACATGGGAGGGATGCAGCAGCAGCAGCCCAACATTGGCGGGATGCAGCAGCAGCCCAACATTGGCGGGATGCAGCAGCCCAACATGGGAGGGATGCAGCAGCAGCCCAACATTGGCGGGATGCAGCAGCCCAACATGGGAGGGATGCAGCAGCAGCCCAACATTGGCGGGATGCAGCAGCCCAACATGGGAGGGCCACCCAACATGCAGCCCAACATGGGAGGTGCACCGCATAACTATGGTGGAGGGCCTCCCAGAAACTATGGTGGAGCGCCTCCCAATAACTATGGTGGAGCACCAAACAATCCAACCAATTTTCAATACAATGGTGGATCAAACAATGGGGGCATGCCTTACCAAACAGGTCCTGGGCCAAACCAGAACTATGCATCAAATACATCTGGTGGAAACCATTATCAGAACCCAAATATGCCTCCAAATCAGAACTATGCTCCGAATACGTCTGGTGGAAACCCTCAACAGAATCAAAACATATCTGGAAGAGATCCAAATTATCAATAGGCGATTGTAGATAAGTATGTAAGTTGTATTCCCAGAATTTTATTGCACGAAGTGAGAACACATATATCGTGGTTGATAGGATGTTTGGTGCTCGTAGTGGTTGAATGTGCAATAAGATGTGTTTTGTTGGTATGTATTATGCAATGCCAAAGTTGTTCTCATCCTGTTGTTTTTTCATTACAATGCTACTATATCAACATCCTCTCAGTTAATCGATTCTCTGATGAGTGTTCTAGCCTGTCGAATAATTTCATATGGTTTTCCATGCTGAATGATTGAACTTATAAGGCATCATTGCAGGTAATGTTTGCATCTTTGGACGGGTCTAAGCGATAATTGCAGGTAACATTTGCATCTTCGGACTATTTACACTATTATGGCTACAGATGTTTTCAAGGCGACAATGGAGATCTCTTTTTGTTAGAAAGCCTTAACCAGCCCTTATGTAGATGGCCTATTAGAATGCCCTATGTTACACTTGTATTTGCCCTTGCCATTAACGGAGCGCCATTGTAACTTGATCTATGAGATGCCTTTCTGTTTTTATGCAATGGATTAAGAAACTAAAAGGCACTAGGCCAACAGTTATAATACTTATTATTAAGAGTGCTCGAGGTTGAGAGTTCTGTGAATGAAGAGCATGACGACGAACAActtatgttgctcggactcttgaAAAGCATCGCTGGGTGTGTCTGAtcctattctttttttttttgagaatctGATACAAATGTGACTGCAGTATCGGAGAGTTTGAGCAGACATAACAACCAACAAGGCAGTTGAAGGCTGTGGTTCGACTTGATGGCAATTTTGTAAACCTAAAGATGTGTAGTATTTGAAATCATGTCATAGAAGGTTGTAGACGGTTAGCAAATTCCACCATCATTAATCAGAGCTTTCGATCATGAATGCTGGAAATGAAATCACCATTAATAAAGAACGCAACATaaagtataatattttatgCTAATCTAAAATAATCGAGCCATATAATTGAAATTACAACATTTTGTGTGTGACGCTCCCATTAAACTCTCCTCCACTTGTAAGAAAGCATGATTCAAGCTTATGCTTATGATTATAGCAAAATTTTTGGGTATATGACTGACCGACTTTGTTTGACTTCAAATTTGGTGGCTTTATATAAAATGATCTAGTGAAGGATATTCATTATTTTTGGAGGACCGACAtcacttttcttaaaatttcgGGATCATGAAACACGAATTTAGGATTTTTGTGTgtgatttttttgaaatatgataGATTGATCCTGTTTGTCCACAAATTCTGTCGGTTCGTTTGAAAAGATTCAGTGAACGATATTGATCATTTTTTAAGGGCCGACATtgttttttaggaattttcgagtcacaaaataaaaatttagtgTTAGGTTATAATAGTGGATGTCCACTTTATAATAGTGGAATCTTTTTGTATGAGCAACACTTATAGTGGTCAAGTTGCCACTACAATTCATCTCTCACTTTGTCTATAAATTGCCAATGTTGGCAATGAAATGATATACGAAAGTTAGAAGAAAAGATAGAACACAGATACATACACACGATTTTCCTCTCTGTCTCTCTTCATTAATTTTTCTGTtactatttttctctttttgttgtCAAACTAGTATATTTCACAACATTTAGGATTATCTCACCATTTAATGTGTATTAGTCCATAATGTTTTTAGAATATGACTAGCCGACTACGTTCGATCATAAATTTTGTGGATTTATTCGTGACAACCTAGTGAATGATATACTCTTTATGTTTGTAGGACCGATGCTACCTTTTTGGAGTTTTAGGGTCATGAAACAAAAATTCAGGATTATCTAATCTTTTTGCGTGTATTATTCCATGATTTTTTTAGAATATGTCCAATCGACTCCATTATACTTTAAATTTTATGGGTCCATTCGTGACAACCTAGTGATACtcattatatttttagggtCAACATCCCATTTTGGAGTTTTCGGGTTACAAACCAAGAATTCTAGATTATCTTAGgtattcatgtgtgttagttAATAAAATTTACGGAATGTGACTAACCTATTTCGTTTGATCCCAATTTTTTAGATCTATTCGTGACGACCTACTGAACAACACTCTTTGATTTTGTAgaatcatcatttttttttgggggggggggttcAAAGTCACAAAACATAAATTCAGAATTATTTATGCTTTTTGTTAATATTACTCCATGACGAGACATGAATTTGACAGTCCGACACAGTTTGACGTTAAATTTTTTGGGTTCATTCTAACAATCTAGTGAACTACACTCATTATTTCTCTAGGTTTGATGTTTTCGTTCAAGTTTTAGAATCACGATACTGTTccctcaggtcgttacagagggtcctgtaaaggttttgcaaaaaaaaatctacTGCAAGGCATATTACCAAGAAATTAATGgccaaacacacacgaaaaattgagaaaatcacctaattcatgTTGAGTGACCTCTAAAAGCTAAGAAAATGACGTGGATCAACCTGAGGCTACATGTACTGTTCCCTCAGATAGTTAATGACGGTTCTGTAAAGATTTATAAAACAAAAACTGAcagaaagtcatatcaccaaaaaatttataagctaacacacacgaaaaattcagaaaatcgCCAGTTCCTATTTAATGccccctaaatgctaagaaaatgACGTGTATCATGTCTAGGCTACATGTATTGTTCTGTCATGTCGTTACATAGGGTCctgtaaaggttttgcaaaaaaaaaactaatcgaaaaccatatcaccaaaaaacttatggactaacacacaaaGAATTGAGAAAATCATCAAATTCTTGTTGATTGGaccctaaatgctaagaaaatggCGTGGATCGTGCCAAGACTACACATACTATTcctctaggtcattacagagggCCCTGTAAaggttttgtaaaaaaaattgaccgaaaatCATAACACCAAAAAATcctgagctaacacacacgaaaaattaagaaaatctcCTAATTCGTGTTGAGTGACCCCTATATGCTAAGAAAATGGTGTAGATCAtgccgaggctacacgtactattTTCTCAGGCCATTACAGATGGTACTATAAaggatttgaattttttttgatcgGAAGccatatcataaaaaaaatcatgggctaacacaaaaaaagctaaaaaaattgcctaattcttgttgagtgGAATCTAAATACTAAGAAAATTatatggatcatgccgaggTTACACATAATGTTCCCCCCAACTCGCTACGGAGGGTCCTGTAAAGATTTTACAATAAAATTATCCGAAAGTTatatcacaaaaaaattaataggctaacacacataaaaaactgagaaaatcacctaattcatgTTAAGTGGCTCCTAAATGTTAATAAAATGGcgtggatcatgtcgaggctaCACATACTATTCTCCCAAGTATGTAGGGTGGggtaaagattttgcaaaaaaattgactgaaatGCATATCCTTAGAAAATTCATGGGAGACGAAGGGTCTCATAGAGGTATCggaaaaatattgatcaaaattcATATCACCAGAATactcatgggctaacacacacgaaaaaaatgagaaaatcttcGAATTTTGCTTGTGCGAtccttaaatgctatgaatatgatGTGGATTGTACCGACGCTACATGTATTGTTCTCCGGGTACtta
Proteins encoded in this window:
- the LOC129876177 gene encoding multiple organellar RNA editing factor 8, chloroplastic/mitochondrial is translated as MATRYLTRSLLSTLSRSYTPLSLSTPLPSSFSLLRLRPLIAVAANLRTFSPATPTVATSLRGFATRQTSSSLNDPNPNWSNRPPKETILLDGCDFEHWLVVMEKPEGDPTRDEIIDSYIKTLATIVGSEEEARMKIYSVSTRHYYAFGALVSEELSYKLKELPKVRWVLPDSYLDVKNKDYGGEPFINGQAVPYDPKYHEEWVRNNARANERNRRNDRPRNFDRSRNFERRREMQNPGSNMGGGPPNMRNASPPNMGGMQQQQPNIGGMQQQPNIGGMQQPNMGGMQQQPNIGGMQQPNMGGMQQQPNIGGMQQPNMGGPPNMQPNMGGAPHNYGGGPPRNYGGAPPNNYGGAPNNPTNFQYNGGSNNGGMPYQTGPGPNQNYASNTSGGNHYQNPNMPPNQNYAPNTSGGNPQQNQNISGRDPNYQ